A single Tenacibaculum sp. 190524A02b DNA region contains:
- a CDS encoding DUF6495 family protein yields the protein MKYRQLTKEQFESLHEEFAKFLATQSIDVNEWNQIKKEKPQVAEEEMNVFSDVVWDDVLTRTQYLEHFSKSILNLFKCEEDKIHRIVIQIANPAINLLEQEGYHWLLKNTNSNEVDILEGTKKYQQERNPELFDLIEKGSTISKGELYEYFKKLITKESS from the coding sequence ATGAAGTATAGACAATTAACAAAAGAACAGTTTGAAAGTTTACATGAAGAATTTGCTAAGTTTTTAGCTACGCAAAGTATTGATGTAAATGAGTGGAATCAAATAAAAAAAGAAAAACCACAAGTAGCAGAAGAAGAAATGAATGTGTTTAGTGATGTGGTTTGGGATGATGTGCTAACAAGAACGCAGTATTTAGAGCACTTTTCAAAAAGCATTTTAAACCTATTTAAATGTGAAGAAGATAAAATTCACAGAATAGTAATACAAATTGCAAATCCAGCTATTAATTTATTAGAACAAGAAGGATACCATTGGTTATTAAAAAACACCAATAGTAATGAGGTAGATATTTTAGAAGGAACTAAAAAATATCAACAAGAAAGAAATCCTGAATTATTTGACTTGATAGAAAAAGGAAGTACGATCTCTAAAGGAGAATTGTACGAATATTTTAAAAAGTTAATCACAAAAGAGTCATCATAG
- a CDS encoding anti-sigma factor: MRKIILSALALAAFTFVACNNDDDTITPPATTANLTVAIDGLENLGADFKYEGWIIVNGAPVSTGVFTVDDSGKLSETSFTVNATQLAAASKFVLSVEPSNDTDPAPANTKILAGDFSSNSASISSTGIVADFKSATGKYILATPTDGADNNERSGVWFLDVSGGSPATGLILPKLSAGWKYEGWVVIDGKPVSTGTFTDAAMADDNAATSTFKGDMGNGPAYPGEDFIKNAPTGLTFPTDLRGKTVVVSVEPDPDNSMAPFTLKPLAHTVPADANDHVTLTMGNGPVAEIKGTVTR; this comes from the coding sequence ATGAGGAAAATAATTTTAAGTGCCTTAGCACTAGCAGCCTTTACTTTTGTAGCGTGTAACAATGATGATGATACTATTACACCACCAGCAACAACCGCTAATTTAACAGTAGCTATAGATGGATTAGAAAACCTTGGTGCAGACTTTAAGTATGAAGGATGGATTATAGTGAATGGAGCACCAGTTTCAACAGGAGTTTTTACAGTGGATGATTCAGGAAAACTATCAGAAACGTCATTTACAGTAAATGCTACCCAATTAGCTGCAGCAAGTAAATTTGTACTATCTGTAGAGCCTTCTAATGATACAGATCCAGCACCAGCCAATACTAAAATCTTAGCAGGTGACTTTTCAAGTAACTCAGCAAGTATTTCATCTACAGGAATTGTTGCTGATTTTAAAAGTGCAACCGGAAAATACATTTTAGCAACTCCTACAGACGGAGCAGATAATAATGAACGTAGCGGTGTATGGTTTTTAGATGTTTCAGGAGGAAGCCCAGCAACAGGTTTAATTTTACCAAAACTATCAGCAGGATGGAAATATGAAGGTTGGGTGGTGATAGATGGTAAACCAGTAAGTACAGGTACATTTACAGATGCAGCAATGGCAGATGATAATGCAGCTACTTCAACTTTTAAAGGAGATATGGGGAATGGACCAGCATACCCAGGAGAAGATTTTATAAAAAATGCCCCTACAGGATTAACATTTCCTACAGATTTAAGAGGAAAAACAGTAGTTGTTTCTGTAGAGCCAGACCCAGATAATAGCATGGCACCCTTTACATTAAAACCTTTGGCACATACAGTTCCAGCGGATGCTAATGACCATGTTACATTAACTATGGGTAATGGCCCAGTAGCAGAAATAAAAGGTACTGTTACACGTTAG
- a CDS encoding choice-of-anchor I domain-containing protein gives MKKITFLLLVCLYMSLPINSQNNYLKHLSSYLSKGDGSAETVAFNSSETIPKAFLTNSNANSFSIVNLTDLSNPTLIKEVSLASYGAGPNSITTYGDLVAVAVEATVKQDNGKVVFFNLDGVFVKEITVGALPDMLTFTPNGKKLLVANEGEPSKDYMNDPEGSISIIELSTGINNATVSTITFESYNNKKYALLNKGVRIFGKDATVAQDLEPEYITVIEDGSMAYVVCQENNALLVIDLTNNTLKDIMPLGFKDHSKGTPSVKSYVLNELVANWPELGTPVYDGGQPAVQLGGFSGLYYDEVNSTDENMVFFAVPDRGPNTASVKKDKFTPNTTQNVRPFKLPNYQGRIVKFTVNKNSGTVTLDNQILLTRKDGTTPITGKGNIPGHDEIPVTYSDANTIYNKVDYTDDSGETYHALSYDEFGGDFEGILIDKNGKFWMCDEYRPALYQFEANGTLIERYVPAGTSNLGTTVQPVGTYGAETLPKVYSKRRANRGFEAIAYDKEADIIYAFIQTPMYNPDSSTKNQSDVIRILGVNAANGTPVSEYVYVLERNRDAGFAHSRVDKIGDAVYAGNGKFYVLERDSSNPEDVGGKKYVYSIDINYATNTLGKNYTKQLEEFTTDELIAEGITPVVKHKVTNLPSIGYVSSDKPEGLALLPEGKLAVLNDNDFGVAGAGITDKSALGIISFANDYGFDASNKDDKINIQNQPTLGMYQPDAIASYTVNGMDYIVTANEGDARDYDGYSEETRVKDVTLNSSVYPNASTLQQNENLGRLKTTTATGDYNNDGTIDQIYSYGARSFSIFDKYGNLVYDSADLFGQTVKEEEPDLFNQDEGEKDNRSDDKGVEPEAVAIGKINDKVFAFIGLERQNSIIVFDITNPKEVKFVTYYKDNIAKGDVAPEIIKFVGAANSPNGKNILLVGYEVSGTMAVIELDEKALDIKEFETEKASFTVYPVPTHTTLNFNERISAKIYSINGKVVKEFENKNQVDVSKLPTGVYIVKTKEKGTKRFLKM, from the coding sequence ATGAAAAAAATTACTTTTTTACTATTGGTATGCTTATATATGAGCTTGCCAATCAATTCTCAAAACAATTATTTAAAACACTTGTCCAGTTATCTGTCTAAAGGAGACGGTTCAGCAGAAACGGTAGCATTTAATTCTTCAGAAACTATTCCTAAAGCATTTTTAACAAATTCAAATGCCAATAGTTTTTCCATTGTTAATTTAACAGATTTAAGCAATCCGACTTTAATAAAAGAAGTGAGTTTAGCTAGTTACGGAGCTGGACCTAACTCCATTACTACCTATGGTGATTTAGTAGCTGTGGCAGTAGAAGCCACGGTAAAGCAAGATAATGGAAAAGTAGTATTCTTTAACCTAGATGGAGTATTTGTGAAAGAAATTACAGTTGGAGCTTTACCAGATATGTTAACTTTTACTCCAAACGGAAAAAAGTTATTAGTTGCTAATGAAGGAGAACCAAGTAAAGATTATATGAATGATCCAGAAGGTTCTATAAGTATTATAGAGCTATCTACAGGAATAAATAATGCTACTGTAAGTACTATTACTTTTGAGAGTTATAACAATAAAAAGTATGCACTATTAAATAAAGGCGTTCGTATTTTTGGTAAAGATGCTACAGTAGCGCAAGATTTAGAACCAGAATACATAACAGTCATAGAGGACGGAAGTATGGCATATGTTGTTTGCCAAGAAAATAATGCTTTATTGGTTATAGACTTAACAAACAACACGCTAAAAGATATTATGCCTTTAGGTTTTAAAGACCATAGTAAAGGAACACCAAGTGTTAAAAGCTATGTATTAAATGAATTGGTAGCTAACTGGCCAGAGTTAGGAACTCCTGTATATGATGGAGGACAACCAGCTGTGCAATTAGGTGGCTTTTCAGGGTTGTATTATGATGAAGTAAATTCTACGGATGAAAACATGGTGTTTTTTGCAGTACCAGATAGAGGACCGAATACAGCTTCTGTAAAGAAAGATAAATTTACACCTAATACAACACAAAATGTTCGTCCTTTTAAATTACCAAACTACCAAGGACGTATCGTTAAATTTACAGTCAATAAAAACTCGGGTACAGTAACTTTAGACAATCAAATTTTATTAACTAGAAAAGACGGTACAACACCAATCACAGGAAAAGGAAACATTCCTGGACATGATGAAATTCCAGTAACCTATTCAGATGCCAATACAATTTATAATAAGGTAGATTATACGGATGATAGTGGTGAAACGTATCATGCTTTATCGTATGATGAATTTGGAGGAGATTTTGAAGGGATACTTATAGATAAAAATGGAAAATTTTGGATGTGTGATGAGTACAGACCAGCATTGTATCAATTTGAAGCTAATGGAACGTTAATAGAGCGTTATGTGCCTGCTGGAACTTCTAACTTAGGAACTACTGTACAACCTGTAGGTACATACGGAGCAGAAACATTGCCAAAAGTATATAGTAAGCGAAGAGCTAACAGAGGCTTTGAAGCTATTGCTTATGATAAAGAAGCAGATATTATTTATGCTTTTATTCAAACACCAATGTACAATCCAGACAGTAGTACTAAAAACCAGTCGGATGTTATTAGAATTTTAGGTGTAAATGCAGCTAACGGAACACCCGTTTCAGAATATGTATATGTTTTAGAAAGAAATAGAGATGCTGGTTTTGCACATTCAAGAGTAGATAAAATAGGAGATGCGGTATATGCTGGTAATGGAAAGTTTTATGTATTGGAAAGAGATTCGTCAAACCCAGAAGATGTAGGAGGGAAGAAGTATGTATATAGTATAGATATTAATTACGCTACAAATACCTTAGGGAAAAACTATACAAAGCAGTTAGAAGAATTTACCACAGATGAGTTAATAGCGGAAGGAATAACCCCTGTAGTAAAGCATAAAGTAACCAATTTACCATCAATAGGCTATGTTAGTTCAGACAAGCCAGAAGGACTAGCGTTATTACCAGAAGGCAAATTGGCGGTATTAAATGATAATGATTTTGGAGTTGCAGGAGCAGGTATAACAGACAAAAGTGCATTAGGAATTATCTCTTTTGCAAATGATTATGGTTTTGATGCTTCTAATAAAGACGATAAAATAAACATTCAAAATCAGCCTACTTTAGGAATGTATCAACCAGATGCTATTGCAAGTTATACAGTAAATGGCATGGATTATATTGTAACAGCCAATGAAGGAGACGCTAGAGATTATGATGGCTATTCAGAAGAAACGAGAGTAAAAGATGTAACCTTAAATTCATCGGTATACCCTAATGCGAGTACCTTACAACAAAATGAAAATTTAGGACGATTAAAAACCACAACAGCAACGGGGGATTATAATAATGATGGAACTATAGATCAAATATACTCATACGGTGCACGTTCTTTTTCAATATTTGATAAGTATGGAAACCTAGTGTATGATTCAGCAGATTTATTTGGACAAACAGTAAAAGAAGAAGAGCCAGATTTGTTTAATCAAGATGAAGGAGAAAAAGACAATCGTTCTGATGATAAAGGCGTAGAACCAGAAGCAGTAGCTATTGGTAAAATTAATGATAAAGTATTTGCTTTTATTGGTTTAGAAAGGCAAAACAGCATTATAGTTTTTGATATTACGAATCCTAAAGAAGTAAAGTTTGTAACCTATTATAAAGACAACATTGCTAAAGGAGATGTAGCTCCTGAAATTATCAAGTTTGTAGGAGCAGCAAACAGTCCAAATGGTAAAAATATATTATTAGTTGGTTATGAAGTTAGTGGTACCATGGCAGTAATTGAATTAGATGAAAAAGCATTAGATATAAAAGAGTTTGAAACTGAAAAAGCATCTTTTACAGTATATCCAGTACCTACCCATACTACTTTAAATTTTAACGAACGTATTTCGGCTAAAATTTATAGCATAAACGGTAAGGTAGTAAAGGAATTTGAAAATAAAAATCAGGTAGATGTGTCTAAATTACCTACTGGAGTTTATATTGTTAAAACCAAAGAAAAAGGAACGAAACGTTTTTTAAAAATGTAG
- a CDS encoding Crp/Fnr family transcriptional regulator, with translation MSADIWYFEDTNLFKILCPHKYPAYTKNHILSSYKKSDYIYFEQDAANKIYLIDKGKVKIGYYTEDGEEVIKAILTKGEIFGEKAILGVEKRNEFAQSIDNTTSICPVSKDTMYSLMRDNVSVSFKIYKFIGLRIKKLERRLQLLLYKDTRTRLIEFFNELCEDYGYECDETGDHVIKHPYTQKDIATLIGTSRPTLSTLMNELKQEKIIDFNRKELRLIKVSA, from the coding sequence ATGAGTGCTGACATTTGGTATTTTGAAGATACAAACCTATTTAAAATATTATGTCCCCATAAATACCCAGCGTATACAAAAAATCATATACTAAGCTCTTATAAGAAGAGCGATTATATTTATTTTGAACAAGACGCTGCTAATAAAATTTATTTAATAGATAAAGGAAAAGTAAAAATAGGCTATTACACAGAAGATGGAGAAGAGGTTATCAAAGCCATTTTAACCAAAGGTGAAATTTTTGGAGAAAAAGCAATATTAGGCGTAGAAAAACGCAATGAATTTGCACAATCTATAGACAATACTACTTCCATATGTCCAGTATCTAAAGACACGATGTATTCACTAATGAGAGACAATGTATCGGTAAGTTTTAAGATTTATAAATTTATAGGACTTCGCATAAAAAAATTGGAAAGAAGGTTACAATTACTGCTTTATAAAGACACAAGAACCCGATTAATAGAATTCTTTAATGAATTATGTGAAGATTATGGCTATGAATGTGATGAAACTGGAGATCATGTAATTAAACATCCCTATACACAAAAAGACATAGCTACGTTAATAGGCACTTCAAGGCCTACCTTAAGTACGCTTATGAACGAGTTAAAACAAGAAAAAATAATCGATTTTAATAGAAAAGAGCTGAGGTTAATAAAAGTAAGTGCATAA